A genomic region of Thermincola ferriacetica contains the following coding sequences:
- a CDS encoding S-layer homology domain-containing protein, which yields MKLLKRIFALGLIFIFVFSFAAGSYAFPSLSLMLNVPTETKPPALLPFADVSGHWGEPFIAEMYFRGIMNGYADNTFRPNNPVTKLEALVMMVKMLGFDPKDMGHSDNYLLNEIFKVPKWAVPYVDYAIDNDIVDYKEVQNMTLQQPLIRQEAAVMVIRSLGLARDAKKTGKELDFTDADAIDPEVKGFVALANEKGLINGNSKGAFLPTHPVSRAEVAAIMAKVFTTEISQKGYTITEGKLAQKKQSPEGTEISLYHPAADGREEQTLSLSSVPAVYKNKHWVGPDELAPEDYLRVICKDADGKTLIFVEPEPAQEQVAFEQLTLDNAPVKLQQLFEEIKTNEGFYAFRDDSDLYLLACRGEKTTGGYSIEINSIIPADEQQKILTVRYTNTDPVPGNFYTLPITYPYSLVKVKVKAMPEKVIFREQSTGLTTETPVQRL from the coding sequence ATGAAGTTGTTGAAAAGGATATTTGCACTGGGTCTGATCTTCATTTTTGTTTTCAGTTTTGCTGCCGGTTCCTATGCTTTCCCCTCCTTATCCCTTATGTTGAATGTACCGACAGAAACCAAACCGCCGGCCCTTTTGCCCTTCGCCGATGTATCGGGGCACTGGGGTGAACCGTTTATTGCGGAAATGTACTTTCGCGGTATAATGAACGGATATGCAGATAATACTTTCCGGCCAAACAACCCTGTAACCAAACTGGAAGCGCTGGTCATGATGGTTAAAATGCTCGGTTTTGATCCGAAAGACATGGGGCATTCCGATAACTACCTGTTAAATGAAATTTTCAAAGTGCCCAAGTGGGCCGTGCCTTATGTGGATTACGCCATCGACAACGATATTGTCGATTACAAAGAAGTCCAGAACATGACACTGCAGCAACCCCTGATCAGGCAGGAAGCAGCCGTAATGGTGATTCGCTCCCTGGGCCTGGCCCGTGATGCCAAAAAAACAGGTAAAGAACTGGACTTTACCGATGCCGATGCTATAGATCCTGAAGTAAAAGGCTTTGTCGCCCTCGCTAATGAGAAAGGCTTGATAAACGGCAATTCTAAAGGTGCCTTTCTCCCAACCCACCCCGTTTCCAGGGCAGAAGTGGCCGCCATTATGGCCAAGGTTTTTACGACAGAAATTTCACAAAAAGGGTACACAATAACAGAGGGTAAACTGGCTCAAAAAAAGCAAAGTCCTGAAGGTACTGAGATAAGCCTTTATCACCCGGCCGCCGACGGGCGGGAAGAACAAACCCTATCCCTGAGTTCGGTACCTGCTGTTTACAAGAATAAGCATTGGGTTGGGCCCGATGAATTGGCTCCCGAAGACTATCTGAGGGTAATTTGCAAAGATGCCGACGGGAAAACTCTGATTTTTGTGGAACCTGAACCCGCTCAGGAACAGGTTGCTTTTGAACAACTGACTTTAGACAATGCTCCGGTAAAATTGCAGCAGCTCTTTGAAGAAATTAAAACCAACGAAGGATTTTACGCCTTCCGGGACGATTCGGACCTGTACCTGTTGGCCTGCCGGGGCGAAAAAACTACCGGCGGTTACAGTATCGAGATAAACAGCATTATACCCGCAGATGAACAGCAGAAGATTTTAACAGTTCGTTATACTAATACCGATCCCGTTCCTGGTAATTTTTACACTCTTCCGATAACTTACCCATACAGCCTAGTGAAAGTAAAAGTAAAGGCAATGCCGGAAAAGGTAATATTCAGGGAGCAGTCTACCGGATTGACCACAGAAACGCCGGTGCAGCGTCTTTAA
- the glgA gene encoding glycogen synthase GlgA, producing the protein MLDKNLKVLYVAAEVVPFAKTGGLADVAGSLPKALTALGNDVRIVLPRYKGIDWRRTVTDFPVEMAGQKQTCIIREGSIEAIVPGGTKTVPVYFVDNYHYFDRYGIYGYWDEAERYIFFCKAVLEMLPYIGWQPHIIHCNDWHTGPIPLLLKTKYQNRDIYKRIATLFTVHNLLYQGNHGKDVLRLLGLGEEYFHPDRLEFYGKVSFMKAGLVYADILNTVSSKYAREIQTPQYGEGMDGLLRKRAHDLYGIVNGINFHEFNPKTDPRIFRNYSSETFAEKSENKYALQKEMGLPVESVPLIGLVSRLVDHKGLDLLAEILDELMKERVQLVILGTGEPYYERLFTGYKNKYPNKMAVHIGFNSILAQRIYAGADMFLMPSKLEPCGLGQLIALRYGAVPIVRATGGLADTIVDYDPFTGMGNGFSFEPYSAQMLYHTLQRAIKLFYDEPDKWEKLARTGMEQDFSWNRSAAEYLELYDKALARTTNLIQTA; encoded by the coding sequence ATGTTAGATAAAAACCTGAAAGTTCTGTATGTGGCGGCGGAGGTCGTTCCTTTTGCCAAAACCGGAGGCCTGGCCGATGTGGCCGGTTCTTTACCGAAGGCTTTGACGGCACTGGGAAACGATGTGCGTATTGTGCTCCCCAGATATAAGGGAATTGACTGGCGCCGAACGGTGACTGATTTTCCTGTGGAGATGGCCGGGCAAAAGCAAACCTGCATTATCAGGGAAGGTTCAATTGAGGCGATAGTACCGGGTGGAACGAAGACGGTGCCTGTTTATTTTGTGGATAACTACCATTACTTTGACCGGTACGGGATTTATGGTTATTGGGATGAGGCGGAGAGGTATATCTTTTTCTGTAAGGCGGTCCTGGAGATGTTGCCATATATTGGTTGGCAGCCGCATATAATTCACTGCAATGACTGGCACACAGGTCCCATTCCTTTATTGCTGAAAACAAAATATCAAAACCGGGATATTTATAAGCGGATAGCCACCTTGTTTACTGTCCATAACCTGCTGTACCAGGGTAACCATGGCAAAGATGTGCTGCGCCTCCTTGGCCTGGGCGAAGAATATTTTCACCCCGACCGGCTGGAATTTTACGGAAAGGTCAGTTTTATGAAGGCGGGCCTGGTGTATGCAGATATATTAAATACTGTTAGTTCAAAATACGCGCGTGAAATTCAAACGCCTCAATACGGTGAAGGGATGGATGGATTATTGCGAAAAAGGGCTCATGACCTTTACGGGATCGTAAACGGGATCAACTTCCACGAGTTTAATCCCAAAACGGACCCGCGTATTTTCCGTAATTACAGTTCCGAGACCTTTGCGGAGAAGAGTGAAAATAAATATGCGCTGCAAAAGGAAATGGGCTTGCCTGTGGAGAGCGTGCCGTTGATAGGGTTGGTTTCACGTCTGGTCGATCATAAAGGACTGGATCTGCTTGCGGAAATATTGGATGAACTCATGAAAGAACGGGTGCAGTTGGTTATATTAGGTACCGGAGAACCGTATTACGAGCGGCTGTTCACCGGTTATAAAAATAAGTACCCCAACAAGATGGCGGTGCATATTGGGTTTAACAGTATTTTGGCGCAAAGGATATATGCCGGTGCAGATATGTTCTTGATGCCTTCAAAACTTGAACCGTGCGGGCTTGGTCAATTGATAGCGCTGCGCTACGGAGCTGTGCCGATAGTCAGGGCTACAGGCGGTTTGGCCGATACCATTGTTGATTACGATCCTTTCACCGGCATGGGAAACGGTTTTAGTTTTGAACCCTATTCGGCCCAAATGCTTTATCATACATTGCAAAGGGCCATCAAACTCTTTTACGACGAACCCGATAAATGGGAAAAACTGGCCCGCACAGGTATGGAACAGGATTTCTCCTGGAACCGGTCGGCGGCTGAGTACCTGGAACTTTATGATAAGGCCCTGGCCAGGACAACCAATCTAATTCAGACTGCATAA
- a CDS encoding tetratricopeptide repeat protein has product MAKYIVWVLITNAALFGVFYLVGQKKGLNTRVFWYIAGVSLLISTLFPIMLGLMNWVLVVLMLIGVIFVCAYLITIAALNTSAATHLTDGMEEVAATQELPPEDKKIEADGVEDVVAEDEEEAEDTKQAEETGDDAGAKMQYDVTKETEQDGAGEINTSEEISGTASHEEPEEPGIISIAEVPERYNEAHNESNTYQEVEETELEETDLFSVTDQENIAEQAMSIPEQEETFFPEDSGTGEAFAQVLEFAVHTETENQLQGEPDMSEDKTKDAVQVDTGDLLNDYISKGFDAKMQGKLDLAVKYFESALELNPSLSLRFLIITDMCAMFKELGQYKKAREALQAFLNTVGTNIKQDMKRDILCEIKHLELLMEMLQKANTPNLPISMVPNLIKVTVEERLGQWKAETF; this is encoded by the coding sequence ATGGCCAAATACATTGTATGGGTATTAATCACAAACGCGGCTTTATTTGGTGTATTTTATTTGGTAGGGCAGAAAAAAGGGTTGAATACCAGGGTTTTTTGGTACATAGCTGGGGTGTCCCTGTTAATCAGTACTCTTTTTCCAATAATGTTAGGTTTGATGAATTGGGTTTTGGTAGTGCTGATGTTAATAGGGGTTATTTTTGTTTGTGCTTACTTAATAACAATAGCTGCTCTGAATACCTCGGCAGCCACGCATCTGACGGATGGGATGGAAGAGGTTGCTGCTACACAGGAATTACCGCCTGAAGATAAAAAAATTGAGGCGGATGGTGTAGAAGACGTAGTAGCGGAAGATGAAGAAGAGGCAGAAGATACAAAACAGGCAGAAGAAACCGGCGATGATGCCGGAGCAAAGATGCAGTATGACGTAACAAAGGAAACGGAACAGGACGGAGCCGGAGAGATTAACACATCCGAAGAAATTTCAGGCACTGCATCGCATGAAGAACCTGAAGAACCGGGCATTATCTCAATTGCAGAAGTGCCGGAAAGATACAATGAAGCACATAACGAAAGTAATACGTACCAAGAAGTAGAGGAAACAGAATTAGAAGAAACAGACCTGTTTTCTGTAACAGATCAGGAAAATATCGCAGAACAAGCTATGAGCATTCCGGAACAGGAGGAAACCTTTTTTCCGGAGGATTCCGGAACGGGAGAAGCTTTTGCACAGGTTTTGGAGTTTGCCGTCCATACGGAAACTGAAAACCAATTACAAGGGGAACCGGATATGAGTGAAGATAAAACAAAGGATGCGGTTCAAGTTGATACGGGCGACCTGCTTAACGACTATATATCCAAAGGCTTTGATGCAAAAATGCAGGGCAAGCTGGACCTGGCCGTTAAGTATTTTGAATCGGCCTTGGAGTTAAACCCTTCGCTAAGCCTGAGATTTTTAATAATTACGGATATGTGCGCCATGTTCAAGGAATTGGGACAGTACAAGAAGGCCAGAGAAGCCTTGCAGGCTTTTTTAAATACCGTTGGGACAAACATCAAGCAGGATATGAAGAGGGATATTCTCTGTGAAATTAAACATTTAGAGCTTCTTATGGAGATGCTGCAGAAGGCTAATACTCCGAACCTGCCTATATCAATGGTGCCGAATTTAATTAAGGTAACCGTGGAAGAGAGATTAGGCCAATGGAAAGCGGAAACCTTTTAA
- a CDS encoding PRC-barrel domain-containing protein: MKRSGELLGLAIISLNDGKEVGKVNDLIINPEEGAVECLVVDDGTRYLGVRVLPSKFIIGVGEYAVTIESATAITTLDDLPDLSDLLEKNVKVIGTKVLTKKGKLIGTVSEFYVDEENEGKIVACEFTAPKSNEPKIVPADGVVTFGKDVLVVVEDVDKLLTDKKTFSGLAEPDAQVPAGSAQETEEQQDEDNSEATRLFEERQRQFLLGRKVSKKIETEKGEVLAEEGDIITEELLEKVKRAGKFTELSMNTRS; the protein is encoded by the coding sequence ATGAAAAGAAGTGGAGAACTTTTAGGCCTGGCCATAATAAGCCTTAATGACGGTAAGGAAGTGGGTAAAGTTAACGACCTGATCATCAATCCCGAGGAAGGGGCCGTTGAGTGCCTGGTTGTGGACGACGGTACCCGTTACCTGGGAGTACGGGTATTGCCATCCAAATTTATCATAGGAGTTGGTGAATACGCCGTAACTATTGAGAGCGCTACAGCTATTACTACTCTGGATGATTTGCCTGATTTGAGCGACCTGTTGGAGAAAAATGTAAAGGTAATCGGGACTAAAGTTTTAACCAAGAAGGGCAAACTGATAGGAACGGTCAGCGAATTTTATGTAGACGAAGAAAACGAGGGCAAAATCGTGGCCTGTGAGTTTACGGCTCCCAAGAGCAACGAACCGAAAATTGTCCCGGCGGACGGGGTAGTAACCTTTGGCAAGGATGTTTTAGTAGTTGTTGAAGATGTTGACAAGTTGCTTACAGATAAAAAGACTTTCAGCGGTTTGGCTGAACCGGATGCACAAGTTCCTGCAGGGAGCGCTCAGGAAACAGAAGAGCAACAGGATGAAGATAATTCCGAGGCTACCAGGCTTTTTGAGGAACGACAGCGTCAATTCCTGTTAGGCAGAAAGGTCAGTAAGAAAATAGAAACTGAGAAAGGAGAAGTTCTGGCTGAGGAAGGCGACATTATTACGGAAGAATTACTGGAAAAAGTAAAAAGAGCCGGCAAATTTACCGAACTTTCCATGAATACGAGAAGTTAG
- a CDS encoding VanW family protein has translation MPSRKKVFTGILSLIAIQVAVSVFGAVFFLAPAHNELIYEGVLVENIDLGGLDKPAAEEKLTRALEPGLRNSAITLTFRSKQWTLSYSQLGIYADYKKTVEEAYNTGRGNNHFLKMFDSFRIRMNEVELPLAFRFDEEKMRKSLQELSAEINRSPKNAGVILLDNKLQVTPEQKGYRLDEEASLQAIKNAVIQRKESCRLTVRQVAAEVSAGQLKDVRDDLAVAVTGFDAADKNRRANIILAAESINNSLVKPGETFSFNYTVGQRTVQRGYRNAKVISNSNLTDGIGGGVCQVSTTLYRAVLMAGLQIVERHPHSLPPDYVPIGQDAAVADGQLDLKFKNNTAFPVLIAVSVSDSELLVRLIGKKQGNKKYRLVSDIYEIIEPKVTVKKDGTLPKGETTVLVSGQKGYRVKVFRVTEPEGKKELVSEDYYKPLATVVRVGTKTNNDLRNRK, from the coding sequence ATGCCTTCCAGAAAAAAGGTTTTTACAGGAATATTATCATTAATCGCCATTCAAGTGGCGGTTAGTGTTTTTGGGGCCGTTTTTTTCTTGGCTCCGGCACATAATGAATTGATTTATGAAGGGGTTTTGGTGGAGAATATTGATTTGGGCGGGCTGGATAAACCGGCAGCCGAAGAAAAACTGACCCGGGCCTTGGAACCGGGTCTTCGTAACTCTGCCATTACATTGACTTTCCGCAGCAAACAATGGACGTTGTCATATAGCCAACTCGGTATTTATGCCGACTATAAAAAGACTGTGGAGGAAGCTTATAATACAGGCCGGGGAAATAACCATTTCTTAAAAATGTTCGATTCTTTCAGGATTCGCATGAATGAGGTTGAACTGCCCTTAGCATTCCGGTTTGACGAAGAGAAAATGAGAAAAAGTTTGCAGGAATTGTCCGCTGAGATTAACCGGTCCCCCAAAAATGCCGGAGTTATCCTGCTGGATAACAAATTACAGGTGACCCCCGAACAAAAAGGGTACCGATTGGATGAAGAGGCTTCCCTGCAAGCTATTAAAAATGCTGTTATACAAAGGAAAGAGTCTTGCCGGTTAACTGTGCGGCAAGTGGCTGCCGAGGTTAGTGCGGGGCAGTTAAAAGACGTTAGGGACGACCTGGCCGTAGCCGTTACCGGTTTTGATGCCGCTGATAAAAACCGGCGAGCCAACATTATCCTGGCAGCGGAAAGTATAAACAATTCTTTAGTTAAACCGGGTGAAACCTTTTCATTTAACTATACTGTGGGCCAGAGAACCGTTCAAAGGGGCTATAGAAATGCCAAAGTAATCAGTAACAGCAATTTGACCGATGGTATCGGCGGGGGAGTCTGCCAGGTATCGACCACTTTATACCGAGCTGTATTAATGGCCGGCCTGCAGATAGTGGAAAGACATCCCCATAGCCTACCGCCCGATTATGTCCCCATTGGACAGGATGCTGCTGTGGCTGACGGCCAGCTTGATTTGAAATTCAAAAATAACACCGCCTTTCCTGTGCTGATAGCTGTTTCTGTTTCTGACAGTGAATTGCTTGTCAGGTTAATAGGCAAGAAGCAGGGTAATAAAAAATATCGCCTGGTTTCCGATATCTACGAGATAATTGAACCGAAGGTTACAGTGAAGAAAGACGGCACCCTGCCCAAAGGCGAAACAACGGTACTGGTCAGCGGCCAGAAAGGGTATCGGGTTAAGGTATTTCGGGTGACGGAGCCGGAAGGGAAAAAGGAATTGGTCTCTGAAGATTACTATAAACCCCTGGCCACCGTGGTCCGAGTCGGTACGAAAACCAACAACGACCTGCGCAACAGAAAATAA
- a CDS encoding DUF503 domain-containing protein: protein MFVGICSVDIHIPWARSLKDKRQELKGIIDKLKNRFNVSVAEVAAQDFWQHAVLGISTVSASADLARQTLQKAVDYIEENANVEVVDFNIEVL, encoded by the coding sequence TTGTTTGTAGGGATATGCAGCGTGGACATTCACATTCCCTGGGCCCGTTCGTTAAAGGATAAACGGCAGGAGCTCAAAGGTATTATAGACAAACTGAAAAACAGATTTAACGTTTCTGTAGCCGAAGTAGCTGCCCAGGACTTCTGGCAGCATGCCGTACTGGGCATATCTACCGTCAGCGCCAGCGCAGACCTGGCGCGGCAGACTCTACAGAAGGCTGTGGATTACATTGAAGAGAATGCCAATGTGGAAGTGGTGGATTTTAATATTGAAGTTCTATAG
- a CDS encoding aconitate hydratase: MGENIAQKIIKAHLVSGQMEPGKEIAIKIDQTLTQDATGTMAYLQFEAMGVPRVKTRLSVSYVDHNTLQTGFENADDHRFLQTVAAKHGIYFSRPGNGICHQVHLERFGVPGQTLLGSDSHTPTGGGIGMLAIGAGGLDVAVAMGGGPFYLNMPKVLNIKLTGHLQPWVSAKDIILEILRILSVKGGVGKVIEYGGPGVATLSVPERATITNMGAELGATTSIFPSDEVTRLFLKAQGREQDWQEIKADEDAVYDEYLEINLSELEPMVAQPHSPDRVAKVKEVGPIAVNQVAIGSCTNSSFTDMMKVAGILKGKKVHPDVSLVISPGSKQVFEMLARNGALADIISAGARILESACGPCIGMGQSPCSGGISLRTFNRNFEGRSGTADAQIYLVSPEVAAASAIKGVLTDPRDLGAPIEIAQPEKFLIDDSMVLPPAEDPSTVEVVRGPNIKPLPINRELPEKVECSVLLKVGDNITTDHIMPAGAKILPLRSNIPAISQYVFSAIDPTFAERALAAGGGFIVGGHNYGQGSSREHAALAPMYLGVKAVLAKSFARIHRANLINFGIVPLTFINEADYDAIGQGDKLAIDFSKMAEAGKVTVTNLANGKQITMEHGLSPRQVDIIKAGGLLNYTKKQNS, from the coding sequence ATGGGAGAGAATATTGCACAAAAAATCATCAAAGCGCATTTGGTTTCAGGCCAAATGGAACCTGGCAAAGAAATTGCCATTAAAATTGATCAGACATTAACCCAGGATGCTACCGGTACCATGGCTTACCTGCAGTTTGAAGCCATGGGGGTGCCAAGGGTAAAAACCAGGCTATCAGTCAGCTACGTTGACCATAACACCCTGCAGACCGGCTTTGAAAACGCCGACGACCACAGATTTCTGCAGACCGTGGCAGCAAAACACGGGATCTATTTTTCCAGACCCGGCAACGGAATATGTCACCAGGTTCACCTGGAGCGTTTTGGCGTGCCCGGGCAAACTCTGCTCGGTTCCGACAGTCACACCCCTACCGGTGGCGGTATAGGTATGCTGGCAATCGGAGCCGGTGGGCTGGATGTGGCTGTTGCTATGGGCGGCGGTCCTTTTTACCTGAACATGCCCAAAGTTCTGAATATAAAGCTTACCGGTCATTTGCAACCTTGGGTTTCCGCCAAAGACATCATCCTGGAAATCCTGCGCATCCTCTCTGTTAAGGGCGGCGTGGGCAAAGTCATTGAATACGGCGGCCCGGGAGTGGCCACCCTGTCTGTTCCGGAAAGGGCCACCATCACCAACATGGGAGCTGAATTAGGGGCCACCACCTCTATCTTCCCCAGTGACGAGGTAACCAGGCTGTTCCTGAAGGCCCAGGGCCGCGAACAGGATTGGCAGGAAATAAAAGCAGACGAAGACGCCGTTTACGACGAATATCTGGAGATAAACTTAAGCGAATTGGAACCAATGGTGGCACAGCCGCACAGCCCTGACCGGGTAGCCAAGGTAAAAGAAGTGGGGCCCATCGCGGTGAACCAGGTTGCCATCGGTAGCTGCACAAACTCTTCTTTTACGGACATGATGAAGGTAGCAGGCATCCTCAAAGGCAAAAAAGTCCATCCCGATGTAAGCCTGGTTATATCACCCGGTTCCAAACAGGTTTTTGAAATGTTGGCGAGAAACGGCGCCCTGGCGGACATTATTTCTGCCGGAGCCAGAATTCTGGAATCGGCATGCGGCCCGTGCATCGGTATGGGACAATCCCCCTGTTCCGGCGGCATATCTTTAAGGACCTTTAACCGGAACTTTGAAGGTCGCAGCGGTACCGCTGACGCCCAAATATACCTGGTCAGCCCGGAAGTGGCTGCCGCCTCGGCCATCAAAGGCGTTTTAACAGACCCCAGGGATCTGGGCGCACCCATCGAAATTGCTCAGCCGGAAAAGTTTTTAATTGACGACAGCATGGTTCTCCCTCCGGCCGAAGACCCCAGTACCGTGGAAGTGGTGCGCGGTCCCAATATCAAGCCGCTGCCTATAAACAGGGAGCTTCCTGAGAAGGTAGAATGTTCCGTACTATTGAAAGTGGGAGATAACATTACCACCGACCACATCATGCCCGCCGGGGCCAAGATACTGCCTCTCAGGTCAAATATACCGGCTATTTCCCAGTACGTTTTTTCCGCTATTGATCCCACCTTTGCAGAGCGGGCTTTGGCTGCCGGAGGCGGGTTTATCGTGGGCGGCCACAATTACGGCCAGGGCTCCAGCCGGGAACACGCCGCGCTGGCTCCTATGTACCTGGGCGTAAAAGCCGTACTGGCCAAGTCTTTTGCCCGGATTCACAGGGCTAACCTGATAAACTTCGGCATCGTGCCGTTAACCTTTATAAATGAAGCCGATTACGACGCTATCGGCCAGGGAGACAAGCTTGCCATTGATTTTTCCAAAATGGCGGAAGCAGGTAAAGTCACAGTAACCAACTTGGCCAACGGTAAACAAATTACGATGGAACATGGCCTCTCGCCAAGGCAGGTGGATATCATCAAGGCCGGCGGCCTGTTGAATTATACAAAGAAACAGAACAGTTAA
- a CDS encoding alpha/beta hydrolase has translation MRNVSFLNSRGQRLAGVLHQPDDWLGGPTIVICHGFRGSKEGSGKAAVFSEEAVARGYRVLRFDFAGTGDSEGDFANITLTGYMDDLASAIDYLSRESKGPFIALGRSFGGTTAICRAALDKRIAGVCTWGSPHDLEKLFIEPLDTYYGPLGVDEDKVYHIETETDSYELKAGFFIDLKRYNVLKNVQSVAPRPVLIIHGSEDCTVPMEQGIKLFENARYPKELAIIAGADHRFTRNFRYVFDTTLKWLEKYFPAGSAR, from the coding sequence ATGAGAAATGTCAGCTTTTTAAACAGCAGAGGACAGCGCTTAGCCGGGGTACTGCACCAACCAGACGATTGGCTGGGAGGGCCTACGATTGTTATTTGTCATGGGTTTCGTGGCTCCAAAGAGGGCAGTGGCAAGGCAGCCGTCTTTTCCGAAGAGGCTGTTGCCAGGGGCTACCGGGTATTGAGGTTTGACTTTGCCGGAACAGGGGACAGTGAAGGGGATTTTGCCAATATCACGTTAACAGGATATATGGATGACCTTGCTTCAGCGATAGATTACCTCAGTAGAGAATCGAAGGGCCCCTTCATAGCTTTGGGCAGGAGTTTTGGCGGAACCACGGCTATCTGCCGCGCTGCTTTAGATAAACGAATTGCCGGGGTTTGTACCTGGGGCTCGCCTCACGATTTGGAAAAACTATTTATCGAGCCTTTAGATACTTATTACGGTCCTTTAGGTGTCGACGAAGATAAGGTCTACCATATTGAAACCGAAACAGACAGCTATGAATTGAAAGCAGGTTTTTTCATAGATCTGAAAAGATACAACGTGTTAAAAAATGTGCAGTCTGTTGCGCCGCGGCCTGTTCTGATCATTCACGGCAGTGAAGACTGCACCGTGCCTATGGAACAGGGCATCAAGCTCTTTGAAAATGCGCGGTATCCCAAAGAGTTGGCGATAATCGCCGGAGCGGACCACCGTTTTACCAGGAATTTCCGATATGTTTTTGATACCACTTTAAAGTGGCTGGAAAAATATTTTCCCGCAGGTTCAGCCAGGTGA
- the trmL gene encoding tRNA (uridine(34)/cytosine(34)/5-carboxymethylaminomethyluridine(34)-2'-O)-methyltransferase TrmL yields MNIVLVEPEIPANTGNIARTCAVTGSVLHLVKPLGFSVDDKHLKRAGLDYWHLLDIRYYENFQELKAKYPASRFYYVTTKGKKFYTDVPYSADDFLVFGKETAGLPKELLEENAEFCIRIPMINNVRSLNLSNSVAIVLYEAWRQQGFPSGT; encoded by the coding sequence ATGAACATAGTCTTAGTAGAACCTGAAATTCCCGCCAATACCGGCAACATAGCCAGAACCTGTGCTGTCACAGGTTCTGTTTTGCATTTAGTAAAACCTTTGGGTTTTTCGGTAGATGACAAGCATTTAAAAAGAGCCGGCCTGGATTACTGGCACCTGCTGGATATCCGGTATTACGAAAATTTTCAGGAACTAAAGGCGAAATATCCTGCCAGCAGGTTCTATTATGTGACCACCAAGGGCAAGAAATTCTATACCGACGTTCCATATTCCGCCGATGATTTCCTGGTTTTCGGCAAAGAAACAGCCGGTTTGCCGAAGGAGCTGCTGGAAGAAAATGCGGAGTTCTGTATCCGCATTCCCATGATAAACAATGTCAGGTCTCTGAACTTATCCAACTCAGTAGCTATAGTATTATATGAGGCCTGGCGCCAGCAGGGTTTTCCGTCAGGCACTTAA
- a CDS encoding CBS domain-containing protein, with product MLVKDLMAQPVVLITEKATVGEALELIRQHDVRHLPVVDRKQHLVGVTSESDLLKIFPRNKHDERKTFETNLLLRTPITQVMVPNPYHINPHITIEEAALLMKNHKIGCLPVIEHSKVIGLISRTDVIEAFINSLGLGKSGVRVTIPYRKKIGFLSDLVRLADKFGVLIDHMVTFETEIVLKIRREKAEQFLKELKSHGYTVTDITCIENSVSLPCA from the coding sequence ATGCTGGTTAAAGACCTGATGGCCCAACCCGTTGTGCTTATAACGGAAAAGGCCACCGTAGGGGAAGCCCTGGAACTTATCAGACAGCATGATGTTCGCCACCTGCCGGTAGTTGACAGAAAACAACATTTAGTGGGCGTAACTTCTGAATCGGACCTCCTGAAAATCTTCCCCAGGAATAAGCACGACGAACGGAAAACTTTTGAAACAAACCTTCTTCTGAGGACACCTATCACGCAAGTTATGGTTCCCAATCCTTATCATATTAATCCGCACATTACCATAGAGGAAGCGGCCCTGCTTATGAAGAACCATAAAATAGGCTGCCTGCCGGTGATTGAACATTCCAAAGTGATAGGACTGATTTCACGCACTGACGTCATCGAAGCCTTTATCAATTCCCTGGGGCTTGGCAAATCCGGTGTGCGGGTTACTATCCCCTACCGGAAGAAAATAGGTTTCTTATCGGATTTGGTGCGACTGGCAGATAAATTTGGGGTGTTAATCGACCATATGGTTACCTTTGAAACGGAGATTGTCTTGAAGATTCGCCGGGAAAAAGCGGAACAGTTTCTGAAAGAATTAAAGTCCCACGGCTATACAGTTACCGATATTACATGTATAGAAAACTCCGTTTCTCTACCCTGTGCCTAA